The Psychrobacillus sp. FSL K6-2836 nucleotide sequence ACAGAAGAACACGGACATCCGATGATGAAAATGCGTCATAACCCATTTCCGATAACTCCAGAACGAGCACAAGCTTGGCTCTCCTGCATGAGAGATGCTATGGATAAGGTAGGATTAGAAGGCAAGATTCGCGATACATTTTATAGACGACTAGAGCTTACAGCAAACCACATGGTCAATCAAATGAGTCATGAGGAGGAAGAAATGTGACAAGAATACAAATTCCGTCTGAGACGTTCACATCCCCATTACTAAACAAGCCGCTTGAAATGTACGTTTTTTTGGACCCATTATGTCCAACTTGTTGGGATATGCAACCTACCCTTCGGAAATTGCAAGTAGAGTACGGACAGTATTTTACTGTACGCACTGTACTTAGTACTCAATTGAATAATTTGAATACAGTTTGTAACTTTCCCAATGCCAATTTGAGTAGTGAATCATTTAATATTTCCAAAGTAGAACATTCCGTTTTCCCTTCTATCGCTGTGAAAGCTGCAGAATTTCAAGGAAAGAAAGCTGCTTTACGTTTTTTTATAAAAATTCAAGAGTACTTGTTTTTGAAAACTAAAAACGTTACATCCTTTTCCATATTACAGGAGATAGCAGAAGAAGTTAGACTTGATGTGGATGAATTTACACGTGATTTTCTTTCTAATGAATGTGCTAGGTCCTTCCAAAGCGATTTATCCATTACTTGTGAAATGGAAGTGGACTCTTTTCCAAGCATCGTATTCTTCAATGAAAATATTGAAGATGAAGGTATAAAAGTAGCTGGAAATTATCCTTACGAGATATATGTACAAATCCTTCAAGAAATGCTATACGAGAAGCCAGAAATTCAAGATCCTCCATCACTGGAAAAACTTTTTGATCGATTCCATTCTTTAACTACAAATGAAATTGCAAGCTATTATAATATTTCTGATCAATTAGCGGAACGTGAACTTAAAAAGCTTCTATTATTGCAAAAAGTTGAAAGACTTCTCTTACCAAACACCGTATTATGGCGATTAAAATAAATAAACAGCAGCCTATCTAAAAAAAGATAGGCTGCTATTTTTCAAATTATAGTTAAGACTTCATATTATGTAAAAAAACAGAAAATGCCCATTTCCTCCTACCGAGGAAAGGGCATTTTCATTTACAAAGGGGATGGGAGAAATGTTCACGTTCAAACAAAGGGGTGTATGTTTTCTTGTGATTTATTTCACACTCTTACTTTAACACGTCATTTTATATAATACAATATATTAGCTCCTCTTTTCACAAATTC carries:
- a CDS encoding globin domain-containing protein; this encodes MTQKPILPYDEIGAEKLHLLVDTFYGNVAKHPLLIPIFPNDLSETARKQKQFLTQYLGGPNLYTEEHGHPMMKMRHNPFPITPERAQAWLSCMRDAMDKVGLEGKIRDTFYRRLELTANHMVNQMSHEEEEM
- a CDS encoding ClpXP adapter SpxH family protein produces the protein MTRIQIPSETFTSPLLNKPLEMYVFLDPLCPTCWDMQPTLRKLQVEYGQYFTVRTVLSTQLNNLNTVCNFPNANLSSESFNISKVEHSVFPSIAVKAAEFQGKKAALRFFIKIQEYLFLKTKNVTSFSILQEIAEEVRLDVDEFTRDFLSNECARSFQSDLSITCEMEVDSFPSIVFFNENIEDEGIKVAGNYPYEIYVQILQEMLYEKPEIQDPPSLEKLFDRFHSLTTNEIASYYNISDQLAERELKKLLLLQKVERLLLPNTVLWRLK